The following coding sequences lie in one Zingiber officinale cultivar Zhangliang chromosome 2B, Zo_v1.1, whole genome shotgun sequence genomic window:
- the LOC122048104 gene encoding probable aspartic protease At2g35615 — translation MAIVILLVLSMAAAAMTTAAAATFSIELIHRDSPKSPFYNHSATSLDRARASIYRSALQARQIAARVQRKGGIETSDAVSRLVPDTFEYLMELRVGTPPISVLAIADTGSDLIWANCVPCTKCYRQTAPLFDKRNSSSYRTEPCDSNLCKALSSSACGVGRSCEYHYAYQDGSKIDGVLATEDLTFYSTDGSPLVFSNIAFGCNYQSSGSFSSRTAGLAGLGGGAVSLVSQIVPSLDKIYFSYCLVPKSDTQASSKVIFGSAGVVAGSKVTTPMMVEESFFVLRLEEIIVDGAGSVPVPPSAPGLTTGNIIIASGTTINYLPGGVLSSLVQEVSRVVSLPKVADSEGIMPLCFTVTGEADRQKLPFITFKFAGEASVRLSPTSIFMDEFSFAGAAACLAVANSGSGPPLFGNMAQQNLHVGYDLAVQAVSFASADCTKL, via the exons ATGGCGATCGTGATTTTACTTGTGCTCTCTATGGCGGCGGCCGCAATGACAACGGCAGCGGCCGCAACTTTTAGCATCGAGCTTATCCATCGTGACTCCCCTAAATCTCCGTTCTACAATCACTCTGCCACGTCACTAGATCGCGCACGTGCCTCAATCTATCGATCCGCCCTCCAAGCCCGCCAGATTGCTGCACGTGTGCAAAGAAAAgg TGGCATCGAGACGTCCGACGCGGTCTCCAGGCTGGTCCCCGACACGTTCGAGTATCTGATGGAGCTTCGTGTCGGCACGCCGCCGATCTCCGTCCTGGCCATCGCCGACACCGGCAGCGACCTCATCTGGGCGAACTGCGTCCCCTGCACCAAGTGCTACAGGCAGACGGCGCCGTTATTCGATAAGCGCAACTCCTCCTCCTACCGGACAGAACCCTGCGACTCCAACCTTTGCAAGGCCCTCTCCAGCAGCGCTTGCGGCGTCGGCCGCTCCTGCGAATATCATTATGCCTACCAAGACGGGTCGAAGATCGACGGCGTACTCGCCACCGAGGACCTCACTTTCTACTCCACCGACGGGTCTCCGCTCGTCTTCTCCAATATCGCCTTCGGCTGCAACTACCAGAGCAGCGGCTCCTTCAGCAGCCGCACCGCCGGTTTGGCAGGGCTCGGCGGCGGTGCCGTCTCTCTCGTCTCACAGATCGTTCCTTCTCTTGACAAGATTTACTTCTCTTATTGCCTGGTTCCCAAGTCAGACACGCAGGCCAGCAGCAAAGTCATCTTCGGCTCCGCCGGCGTGGTCGCCGGAAGCAAGGTCACCACCCCGATGATGGTGGAAGAATCCTTCTTCGTCCTCCGGCTAGAAGAGATCATAGTTGACGGTGCCGGCTCGGTCCCAGTCCCACCTTCCGCCCCTGGATTAACGACAGGCAACATCATCATCGCCTCTGGCACGACCATAAACTACTTGCCCGGCGGCGTGCTCTCGAGTTTGGTGCAGGAGGTGTCGAGGGTGGTCAGCCTGCCCAAGGTTGCTGATTCGGAAGGCATTATGCCGCTGTGCTTCACGGTGACCGGCGAGGCCGACAGGCAGAAGTTGCCGTTTATCACGTTCAAGTTCGCGGGAGAGGCGTCGGTGAGGCTGAGCCCGACGAGCATCTTCATGGATGAATTTTCCTTCGCCGGAGCGGCAGCTTGCCTCGCGGTGGCGAATTCTGGCTCCGGCCCGCCGTTATTTGGGAACATGGCTCAGCAAAATTTACACGTTGGGTACGATCTCGCTGTCCAGGCAGTGTCCTTCGCTAGCGCCGATTGCACTAAACTTTAG